The DNA window ccagacgtgaaaaagaaaaaaaaaaaaaaaaaaaaatcggcttATAGcaagattttttcttttactattggAGTTGGCATTGATTTCTATATCTGATTTGTTATTAGTAAAGTCAATCAAGTTTTAAGCCTCAATAAAATTGAGTCTGactgtgttttgtttctcgAGACAAAAACAGTAACTATATAAATTATACCTTTTTTAAACATCATgcctaggattgttttgatGTTAGATATGTcttgaaaaatatgagaaacatACCCTGAGTAATAATATTCAATAACATCTAGACTAACTATTTCTATGTTCAAATTCCATTATTGTAATGGTATACAGGAACAAAATAAATGGAATACAGAAACAAAATTCATTATATGACGAGGAGTTTGCGATTTCTCAATTTGGCTGGAAAGTAAAAAGTTTTTGTAtttagaaaatgtaatataatgtaatcTAGTTACGATTGTTTTCTCAATATTATGATCTGTTTGTGGCGTTGCTAATGAGAAATACAGGCGGCTCGTTGGTTTTCACTATGTAAATAATAGATTCCGTAATGATATATTTTGGTTACTCACTAAATTTAATTTGTCGTGTCCAAAAATATAGTTCATTCCAGTCTGGGCACCATTTTTCTTCTGGGGATTTTTAAAATTgattatgtatgtaagtattgaTTGACTAACCTCTTCCTAGGTTAGTCCATCAATGTTTATCTAcacttccttctgtttcctGACTCAAGAGTGAATGAAAGCCATAACCAACGatgaaaataggtaaataaatccaggggttctcaatcggGGATTCATGAACCCcaaggggttcacaagaagatttccagggataATTAGATCCAGGGATAATTAGATGGCTgctctaataatatcctttgtagtaccattgcatattgagttagtgtcagtcactaaattaatatTTCATtcaatgtcagattactggTGGTTCAGATAGATGGTCTTGTAACTCGGAGAGTTCTTAATGAGAATAAGATTGAGAAGCCCTGCATTAGGCAATGGTTATATCTTTGTTGAGACCACCCTATATGACATGGACCAAGCCCAACCCTTCCTGTGTCAACTTGTCAACATTTCCTCCAATTCTCCGTATTTCCTGGGCACTTCCAGTTGTGTTCCACCTGAAATGCATAAAGTGTAGTAtataataggaggaagaaatgaagaacggaaatgagagggagtgcagtagtagtaatagggggtgtgggggtgggtgggtgtgtatttacctagttatattgtacagggtttgagtggggctcatactgtcctgtctccatgtctcgatttatccaatttttcctttaaagttatgcacattgtgctgtaacaacttcattattcaatgcattccatttctccaccgttctatgtggaaaactgtattttccaatatacttcacacactgcctcatcttgATCTTTACATATCCTTTTGTCCTATCTTCTGTcgccagcaccaggtcttccttgtctatcttttcaatgccattgactatcttgtacattgttattaggtttcctcgttctcttctatcttgtaagattgGTAGTCCAATTTCCTTCAACCATtgttcatatgttaggtcctttagtttcGGCACCATCTttatagcaatcttctgtatctgttctaGTCTTCTTATAACTTTTTTAGAGCTcaaagaccacaccacagctgcatgtTCCAGCTTTGGActtatcatgcttgtgatgattttcttcatcatatctttgtccatgaatggaaatgccactcttatattagtcaacattttatatgataatccaaatatcttgcttatgtgtttttcggggttcagactttcctgtataatcactcccagatctttttcctctttattcttcattatttgttcctctcctatcagatagttccataccggtcttcatttcctctttcctacttCCATTACataacatttcttggcattgaactccaatttgtAGTTCtaactccactcatagattttatttataccttcctgcaacagcaaacagtcctcccaaGTTTTGATAACTATtaacaactttgcatcatcagcaaatacatTAAtatacgtgtatatatatatatatatatatatatatatatatatatatatatatatatatatatatatatatatatatatatatatatatatatatatatatatatatatatatatatatatatatttttttttttttcccttctgttgTGAATGCATCAAGTGAGACAAGCATGGTGTTGGTTGCATGATTTTGTCACATGCATATCATATGGCAAGATGACATTGGTCAACAACACTGCATAATGATTACTATCCTGCAGTACTGAGCTTagttatctatttcatttcattgcttCATTAGTGTTACTGTTTTGCACATCTTTATCACTATCTGATggtacattctttttttcatgcaaaTTCTTTAGGTATCTTTTAGTGACAAAATACCACACCGAAGGTAAACTTGTTTACTATAATAAAGTGATCAACAGGAGATGAAGCAATCTTGTAAGTTTTCAATGTTTGCcggctggtttaattcaggaatGGGGCAGCATCGTCTCACAGAACAAACCAGTTGTCTCAAAACACTATACGTATTaggatgtatctattgatttaccatgctttcattctttcctgtatttttctgttgttattttgctatgctatttctttatagttactagAGTTTATATAACCAACATCttaatatagagcaaaatatAATCAGTCACCTGGTGtaccaagctctttcatttttagaGATTTTAATATAGCACAAAACCTTTACAATAATTTCACCTCACTTCTGCAGAGATTAATGATTCACAAGGAAAGTACACACCTAATTTTGTTCgctgggtggcaaggtccatcctcttcctttgttgcattccattattaatgcaacaataaatgtatcaatcaatcaatcatcaatCTAAGTAATATTTCTCCCATGGATTGAGATggtataaaaaacacaatgcatggTTATAACCTTAATTTTACTATTAAGGCATTTATGCTGTAGGTATGTGTTTAAAATACTAAAGTTATTCTAATATATTAGTATGTGATAGtaaaatatccaaaaatatacaataTTGAGTTAACcaacttttctgtgaaatacTGCGATATCTGGAGAATATGGCAACCGAAACTCTTTAGGAGTTTAGCATCATCAAAACTAATTTCTAAATTAGCTTATCCCTGGTAAATTAAATAAGAGTCCATACAGGGAAgccacagaatgcctaacttctgatctctgATTGAGGCAGAACAATTCACTGTctccaaaactcaattcctccatctatcagctCAACAACATTTAAGATAAATATTTCCTTTACTTCAGTAACACTCAAGAGCTCCACTATTGTACACTGATTATCATCAATCTGTCCTTTACTTGTAACATAAAATGGAAAttttacatctcatctctagctaaaacaggttctctttctcttccttttagtaAATTCTGAAACTTTTTTGCTTGCTAttgtatttcctctccttcaagaGAAAAGTTTCAAGACCCTTATCCTCCATTAGTTGGATTTTCTATTTGGAATATCTATGGGAATTTTAAGAGAgcctttttaattaattttattttctattatcccTGACcagtgggaggaaaaaagaaagaaaaaaaaatcttaaatatttatacattattgCAGGCAAGGGCTTGGATTTAAACGTTCTAGTTTCCTGCTAAGcaaatgtatatatttattatttttccttaatgtGAGGATGTTACATTATGATTCTGGTAGATGATGTCTCTTCAGGTCTGATTAGTTTGATTTTACATGTTCTGCTGGTGAAGTACACCACCATGTGTGGTGTATTTCACCAGCAATAAACCAATGGTTTACACTTTGTAATAACTTttaaaaaggatgaaaactaATGGCTTGCAGATAACCTCATAAAATGTAGTTACTGCTTCACAAATTATGCAATAAAGCTCCCAGTAAGGTAATTTTCTTTTGCAGTTATATTTGTTACTATTATGTCAATTTTTTCCATTGGAATAAAGAGTTTGGGTGTAAATGTAAAAACTTTTCTGATGGCTGCATATGCAACACTGTGAAGTGGATGGCCAGACACAGTAACAAAGATAGTTTACAAGCAGAGGTTTTGGTTGTCATTTAAAAAGACATTTGCTGACATCAAAACTAGTGAttctaataaaagaaaaaagtcttgTTTCAGAGTACAATACAAAAGGATCACACTAACCACTCAGGTACTTTCTATTACCTGACAGACTTGCTAATTACCATTCACCATGTTTACTGTCATACAAAATAATACAAGCACTTGTGTCAAATTCATACTCTTAGGAATggacaaataaataattaaattatTTCAAAGAAGTAAAATACTGCATTTCTGTAATTTTCTTACTATAATACTTAAAGCTAGTTACTGCCGTTGCTGCTGTGCCTCCCGCCGGGCAGCATcctgcagcagctgtgtgtcCACCTCATCCACAGGCAGCTGTACATAACGCACCACAGATCCACGGATGAAACAATTTTTTACGGACAACTggaattgagagaaaagaaagatgagaagatcaTCCATGCAAAGCAGTAGATATTCATCCAACTACCAAAAGACCAAGAGTAGGCAGATGAGAGATCAGCTACTATGGAGGATTATCTAATACAATGTAAACTATGCAATTTCAACCTAAAATTTTGTAAAACTATTACATCTAAAATTTTCAAACCTTAACACAACACAATTCCAATTAAAGTTATCAGCATAATATGAAAGCTAATAACTTCTGTTGGAGTGCCCATTCAAGTAAATATCATCACTCACCATGTGTGGATATTTCTCAGTATCTGTGACATTAATGTCCGTCAGTTTGATATTGAGGTACTGATCAACGGAGTGAAGTGTGCCACATATACTGAAACATATTTAAGGTTAAGGGATATGTATTCAATATGGTTAAACTTGATATAGTGTATGAGTGTCATATCTACCCAATCAAAGGTTATTTCATCATagtaataaacataaaaatagcATACCTCAGGTCATTTTTCAACTCTACAACAACATCTTTCCCAATCAGGGACTTGAAGAAGGAGTAGAACAactgaaaagagaaaggtaaaatTAATACTATTcactgaagaaaatgaaatggtgTGTGACATTAATAgctagttcttccctatatTTACTTACATATTGTTTACTGAGCCAGTATCAATTATGTTAATCAACATCATAAGGTACTGGATTCAATGTGTAACCCaagaaacctaacttaactaaacacCTAAACATTTCCTGCAGACCATCAAGATTTAAGGTAATGAGGATGAAGctagaggaacaggaggagaactGTGGAGTCCTCACAGTGCTGGGCCTATATCAAGGGGAAAGGATTAGTAAGACTTATGAAAGAGTTCACAGTATAGATATGGAAAAATCTAGCCATTTCAGATGTATAATTTTGTTCCGTGTGGTGTGTATTCTGCTCTCCTTCTACAGGTAGCATGAAAACCAGAACAGATCattaaaaggaaggagggcCTATGATGGAAAGCTGAAGAGTtctcaagaaaagaagaataaggaggaagcAATAAATTTGACAAACATTAATCTCGGGAACAAACAATTTGCAAGGATAACGACGGACATCACTTTCTTATATGTGACTGAAATATCTAACTGACgacaatgttttgtttttttccttttactgtgAGACAAGTGTATTCATAATGGTGAAAGTTCAGTATAACTCTGTAACGATCCAAACAATAGATTCTGAACTCCCCTTGGGTTTGATATCTATCTTGAGTGCGTGACTTTAGTGTATTGCTGCTATGTGGCAGCTTTGTTCCTACTCGAGATGGAAGCAGCTTGAACACTGGTCTGCCATTACCTAGCTGCCTTCCATACCAGCAACATTTACAGTCTGGTCAGCTACCCAGGCTGGATTCTGCCCTCTCaccagagaggaagaagtgtagGGAGGAAACTCATAGTGCCAAATGTATGGTCTGAGTTAGGTTGTAGGCTATGGGTTTCACTCATTGTTGAGGTCAGTATGACCCTCCTTGGGTAAAACCCAGGTTGTGCTGGGGTAGTTGTACCACGTTGGGTGTCACTTGGTAGGGTCAGTTAGGTTAGTGGTtaattgaagtgtgtgtgttatggggtGCTGTGGCACATCAGACCCTGTGTTAAATGAAAAAgggaggtccgaggggtctccaaccgcatgggttcgaatcctgtccatggtctgtgtgtaggttgggcttcctcactcagggcaatggtttcctagcgggtgggctttgagataggagataccccaaaaagtatcccctttagcccataaattcccatgaaaagcccacatggtataa is part of the Portunus trituberculatus isolate SZX2019 chromosome 19, ASM1759143v1, whole genome shotgun sequence genome and encodes:
- the LOC123506124 gene encoding U6 snRNA-associated Sm-like protein LSm2, whose protein sequence is MLFYSFFKSLIGKDVVVELKNDLSICGTLHSVDQYLNIKLTDINVTDTEKYPHMLSVKNCFIRGSVVRYVQLPVDEVDTQLLQDAARREAQQQRQ